One Desulfocurvibacter africanus subsp. africanus DSM 2603 genomic region harbors:
- a CDS encoding tetratricopeptide repeat protein — MRRIKRLAGHKGLRLAMLMLAAPAIISCASMLPTNAGQTEWRLSPSAEASYNYLVYLDAARAGKAQQADGALSKVLELDKRQEVYLELADLKWRLGKTEEAAVLLQDGLVRYPGDKWLTLRLADIYRLQQRYDGAATTLETYLAAHPSDAEALSRQARLALERERFAQARDILAKLPAERHSPEVLYLRAKAEVGLAQNRKAIATLRKALEKDPTYLPAVVELAYILELENDFAEAERVYVRLLELGEASTEVWIKLIDLNLKLNNPEKALSLAQSGPQSKAFLLETAHLFLGQKFYDEATEVLTPLAQQEPMDADVRFYLALLEYEGRKNSEAALYQLTQIPQDSPHHQRSLSFRAQILISQKRSEQALVVLQEARELYPAEAEFAEVQAWALATSNRNAEAEQVLVQALTRWPDNADILYRLGLIQEEQGRSSEALLSMERVITIAPDKADALNFIGYVLAEQGRDLQRALTLIRKAMELDPDNGYILDSLAWVLFKLGEYDKSMLEIRKAVSMEKNDSAIWEHFGDIARALNKRKEARKGYSNALKLGSKHTERVQKKLEGL, encoded by the coding sequence ATGAGAAGAATCAAGCGCCTAGCCGGCCATAAGGGCTTGCGGCTCGCCATGCTCATGCTGGCCGCGCCCGCAATCATTTCTTGCGCCTCCATGTTGCCCACGAATGCGGGGCAGACGGAGTGGCGGCTCTCTCCATCCGCCGAGGCGAGCTACAACTATCTGGTCTACCTCGATGCCGCGCGTGCGGGGAAGGCGCAGCAGGCTGACGGAGCGTTGTCCAAGGTGCTGGAGTTGGACAAGCGCCAGGAAGTCTACCTGGAGCTCGCCGATCTCAAATGGCGCTTGGGCAAGACCGAGGAGGCCGCTGTCCTGCTTCAGGACGGACTTGTACGCTACCCTGGCGACAAATGGCTGACCCTGCGTCTGGCCGATATTTACCGGCTCCAGCAACGCTATGACGGAGCCGCCACAACCCTGGAAACCTACCTTGCGGCACACCCTTCTGATGCCGAGGCCTTGTCGCGCCAAGCACGCCTGGCCCTGGAGCGCGAACGTTTCGCCCAGGCCCGCGACATTCTGGCCAAGCTGCCGGCTGAACGGCACTCTCCCGAGGTCTTGTACCTGCGGGCCAAGGCCGAAGTCGGCCTTGCGCAGAACCGCAAGGCCATAGCCACCCTGCGCAAGGCGCTCGAAAAGGACCCGACTTACCTGCCGGCCGTGGTGGAACTGGCGTACATCCTGGAACTGGAGAACGACTTCGCCGAGGCCGAGCGCGTCTACGTGCGACTCCTGGAACTGGGCGAGGCCAGCACCGAGGTCTGGATTAAGCTCATCGACCTGAACCTCAAGCTGAACAATCCGGAAAAGGCGTTGAGCCTTGCTCAGAGCGGCCCCCAGAGCAAAGCCTTTCTGCTCGAAACTGCGCACCTGTTCCTGGGCCAGAAATTCTATGACGAAGCCACCGAGGTCCTGACGCCTCTTGCGCAACAGGAGCCAATGGACGCCGACGTGCGCTTCTACCTTGCTCTGCTCGAGTATGAAGGCCGCAAGAACAGCGAGGCGGCCCTGTACCAACTGACGCAAATCCCGCAGGATTCGCCGCATCACCAGCGTTCACTGTCCTTTCGGGCCCAGATTCTCATTTCCCAGAAGCGCTCCGAGCAGGCCTTGGTGGTTTTGCAAGAAGCTCGCGAGTTGTACCCCGCCGAGGCAGAGTTCGCCGAAGTCCAGGCTTGGGCCCTCGCGACTTCGAACCGCAACGCCGAGGCGGAGCAGGTCCTTGTGCAAGCCTTGACCCGCTGGCCCGACAATGCGGACATCCTGTACCGCTTGGGCCTGATCCAAGAAGAGCAAGGCCGCAGCAGTGAAGCCCTATTGTCCATGGAGCGAGTCATCACGATCGCCCCCGACAAGGCTGACGCCCTCAACTTCATCGGCTACGTGCTGGCCGAGCAGGGACGGGACCTGCAGCGCGCCCTGACGCTCATCCGCAAGGCCATGGAACTGGACCCGGACAACGGGTATATTCTTGATTCCCTGGCTTGGGTCTTGTTCAAGCTTGGTGAATATGACAAATCCATGCTGGAGATCCGAAAAGCCGTGAGCATGGAAAAGAACGATTCGGCCATATGGGAGCACTTCGGCGATATCGCCCGTGCCCTCAATAAGCGCAAGGAGGCCCGCAAGGGTTACTCCAATGCTCTCAAGCTCGGCTCAAAGCATACCGAACGCGTCCAAAAAAAACTTGAGGGCCTATGA
- a CDS encoding sigma-70 family RNA polymerase sigma factor — protein sequence MKISRQKSPALDAPSQERRKNRRAKTAGELGDRSGAERLKPEDTDEDSPDTELTGEDETDTPEMELEAEPDLDDLVEELAPEGMDQDEVKEPGETSLGPGAFRLPVLKAGRGGTADILHMYMQEISRFPILKPEEEVELARRVRDTGDQDAAFRLVTSHLRLVVKIAMDFQRRWMQNVLDLVQEGNVGLMRAVQKFDPEKGIKFSYYAAFWIKAYILKFIMDNWRMVKIGTTQTQRKLFYNLNKERQRLQSQGFDPTSSTLSKSLGVSVEDIEEMDQRLSRSDMSLDITIGDDTTATRMDFLPALGPGIEETLANSEISALLREHLASIVPMLSDKEQDILQKRLLSDSPVTLREIGDQYGITRERVRQIEARLLQKIREHLTDKIEDFSKDWIRENE from the coding sequence ATGAAGATTTCTCGCCAGAAAAGCCCCGCACTCGACGCCCCTAGCCAGGAACGCCGCAAAAACCGGCGAGCCAAGACGGCCGGTGAGCTCGGTGATCGCAGCGGCGCCGAACGCCTCAAGCCGGAAGACACCGACGAGGACTCGCCCGATACCGAGCTGACCGGGGAAGACGAAACGGATACGCCCGAGATGGAGCTCGAGGCCGAACCTGATCTCGATGATTTGGTCGAGGAACTCGCACCCGAAGGTATGGACCAGGACGAGGTCAAGGAACCCGGCGAGACCTCACTGGGACCGGGAGCCTTCCGACTGCCCGTGCTCAAGGCCGGTCGTGGCGGAACCGCCGATATCCTGCACATGTACATGCAGGAGATAAGCCGTTTCCCAATCCTCAAGCCCGAGGAAGAGGTCGAACTTGCCAGGCGCGTGCGCGACACCGGCGATCAGGATGCGGCCTTCCGTTTGGTGACTTCTCACCTGCGACTTGTGGTCAAGATAGCGATGGACTTTCAGCGCCGATGGATGCAAAACGTCCTGGACCTCGTTCAGGAAGGCAATGTAGGCCTCATGCGGGCGGTCCAGAAGTTCGACCCGGAGAAGGGCATCAAATTCTCCTATTATGCGGCGTTCTGGATAAAGGCCTACATCCTCAAGTTCATCATGGACAACTGGAGGATGGTCAAGATCGGGACGACCCAGACCCAGCGCAAGCTCTTCTACAACCTGAATAAGGAGCGCCAGCGCCTGCAGTCCCAGGGTTTTGACCCGACCTCGTCCACCCTGTCCAAGAGTCTCGGCGTGTCCGTGGAAGATATCGAGGAGATGGACCAGCGACTGTCCAGAAGCGACATGTCCCTGGACATAACCATCGGCGACGACACCACCGCCACTCGCATGGACTTTCTGCCGGCGCTCGGGCCAGGCATAGAGGAAACCTTGGCCAACTCGGAAATCTCGGCCCTGCTCCGGGAGCATCTGGCCAGCATCGTTCCCATGTTGAGCGACAAGGAACAGGATATACTTCAGAAACGCCTGCTATCGGACTCCCCCGTGACCTTACGCGAAATCGGTGACCAGTATGGGATTACCCGCGAGCGTGTGCGACAGATTGAGGCTCGGCTTCTGCAGAAGATTCGGGAGCATCTCACCGACAAGATTGAAGACTTTTCCAAGGATTGGATTCGAGAAAATGAGTAA
- a CDS encoding HD domain-containing protein, protein MSNVLSGFKREARKIASSLGAPKFYIACAADYDISHEHFFDNPIIFRLREDVIPFLYDDYGHGIEHSKNVAIDAGAIVLAESKEQDREGVRRMVLLAQVAGLLHDVCRLDLDHARHSAETSRRILASYPLSDEDRDIVAYAIANHENTGPVEPAGDQIRQTVSDALHDADVFRWGPDHFVTTLWEICDYQDWPISATIERFPTAMERAAARAAGLRTATGRTYGPDLMERGLIVGRRMYALMREYCETHPCD, encoded by the coding sequence ATGAGTAATGTCCTCTCCGGGTTCAAGCGGGAGGCGAGGAAGATCGCGTCATCACTTGGCGCACCCAAGTTCTACATCGCCTGCGCAGCCGACTACGACATCTCCCACGAGCATTTCTTCGACAATCCTATCATCTTTCGCCTGCGCGAGGATGTCATCCCTTTCCTGTACGACGATTACGGCCATGGCATCGAGCACTCGAAGAACGTGGCCATTGACGCGGGAGCCATTGTGCTGGCCGAGTCCAAAGAGCAGGACAGGGAGGGTGTGCGCCGCATGGTTCTGCTGGCCCAGGTGGCCGGCCTGCTGCACGATGTCTGCCGTCTGGACCTGGACCATGCGCGCCACAGCGCCGAGACCTCGCGCCGCATTCTGGCCAGCTACCCGCTGAGCGATGAAGACCGCGATATCGTGGCATACGCCATTGCCAACCACGAGAATACCGGCCCCGTGGAACCCGCGGGCGACCAGATACGCCAGACCGTTTCCGACGCGCTGCACGATGCCGACGTGTTCCGTTGGGGACCGGACCACTTCGTGACGACGCTGTGGGAGATCTGCGATTATCAGGACTGGCCCATCAGCGCCACCATCGAACGCTTCCCCACGGCCATGGAGCGCGCGGCGGCCAGGGCCGCTGGACTGCGCACGGCGACCGGCCGGACATACGGCCCGGACCTCATGGAGCGCGGCTTGATCGTGGGCCGCCGGATGTATGCGCTCATGCGCGAATATTGCGAAACCCATCCTTGCGACTGA